The Pseudomonas viciae genomic interval CGACATTACCTGAGCCTTCTACGGCAGCGACGACCGGCCATTTCTCGTCCATTGGAAGATGCTTGCTGGGCCGATTGGGCTCGGGAGGTCTTGTCGGCATTCGACGAATTCCAATTGCTCTGTGCTGTGCGTAAAGGGCCATGGGGTGTTGAAGGACTGAACCAGCGCATCACCGCCGCGCTGCTCAAGGCCCGCCTGATCGATAGCGATCACCAGTGGTACGAAGGACGCCCGGTGTTGATGACTCGCAACGATTACGGGCTGGGGTTGATGAACGGCGATATCGGCATTGCCCTCAAGTTGCCCGAGCGTGCAGGGCCGGATGCCGGTAAACAGGTGCTGCGTGTCGCCTTCCCCCGCAACGACGGCCAGGGGGGCGTGCGTTTCGTCCTGCCCAGTCGGCTCAATGATGTGGAAACCGTGTATGCGATGACCGTGCACAAGTCCCAGGGCTCGGAATTCACCCACACGGCGTTGATTCTCCCGGATGCGCTGAACCCCGTATTGACCAAGGAACTGGTGTACACCGCCATTACCCGGGCCAAGCAATGGTTCAGCCTGATCGAGCCGCGGGCGGGAGTGTTCGAGGAGGCGGTGCGGCGCAAGGTCAAGCGCTTGAGTGGGTTGATGCTGGCGTTGGAACGAGATGACTGAATGATCAGCTTTCGTGATTCAATGCCTGGGTCGCGATTTTGACTGTTTTCTGTCGGATATGTCCGTAGAGCGCCGGCTCGCTGGCTTTTTGGCACTGTGCTATCGTTCCGGCACTTATCGTATGACCAAGAGATTTTCCATGAGAGTGGTGGTTCGGGAGGCAGTGCGCAGCAAGGACTGGAGGCATTATCTGCTTACCGGTCTTCTGTGGTTGCTGTCGCCTGTGGTGGTTGCCGAAGACCCGTCATCCACGAGCCGGGCCGAACAGCGGGCCGAAGCGGTCACTCAAGTCGTCTTGGGCATTCTCAGCTACGCTCGCTGGCCATTGGAACCCGCGCAACTGCAACTGTGCATTGTCGGGCCGACCCAATACACCGACGACCTGGTAAAAGGCACCACCCAGGCCACCGGCCGACCAGTGACCGTGCAGAGGTTGCTGGCCGATCACCCCAGCATCGCCACGGATTGCAACGCCGTCTACATCGGCAGGCTGACCAGCGACGAGCGCACCCGTCTGTTCGCCTCCTTGATCGGTAAGCCTGTGTTGAGCATCAGCGAGGGTGGTGACCAGTGCACTGTGGGTAGCCTGTTCTGCCTGCGGGTCGGTGATGAGCAGGTATCGTTCGAGGTCAACCTCGACTCGGTGGCGCGCAGTGGCGTGCGTATCCATCCGAGCGTTCTGCAGCTTTCCCGTCGCAGGCCGGCAACACCATGAGTCTGGCCAAAACACGGATCCGTCCCACCCTGGGTTCGGTCATCGGGCGCGGTCACCTGATCGTCGCGTTGGTGGCAATCACCATGGCCAGTGTTTCCCTGACTTTGCTGGGTGTGCTTGCGTTGCGGGTCTACGCCGATCATAACCTGCACCTGATCGCCCGCTCGATCAACTACACCGTGGAAGCGGCGGTGGTGTTCGATGATTCGGCTGCGGCTACCGAAGCGCTGGCCTTGATCGCCACCACCGAAGAAGTCGCCGATGCCAGGGTGTTCAATGAGCACGGGCGCTTGTTGGCGCGCTGGCAGCGACCGGAAACCGGTCTTTTGTCGGAGCTGGAGATGCACATCGCCAAGGCATTCCTGGAAAAACCCATCAGCCTGCCGATCGTTCATCAGGGGCGGAACATTGGCAGCATCTTGTTGGCGGGGCATGGTGGCAGCCTGTTGCGCTTTTTGCTCAGCGGTCTGGCGGGGATCATTTTGTGCACGGCAGTGAGTGCCTGGGTGGCGCTGTACCTGGCGCGGCGCCAGTTGCGCGCGATCACGGGGCCGCTGCGTAGCCTGGCCGAGGTAGCCCACGCGGCCCGCAGCGAGCGAGCCCTGGACCGGCGCGTGCCGCCGGCCGCCATCGCCGAACTGGATAACCTGGGCAATGACTTCAACGCATTGCTCGATGAATTGGAATCCTGGCAGACCCACCTGCAAAGCGAGAACGAAACCCTGGCCCATCAGGCCAGTCACGACAGCCTGACCGGGTTGCCGAACCGGGCGTACTTCGAAGGCCGGTTGATCCGTGCTTTGCGCAATGCCAGCAAACTCGACGAACAAGTGGCTGTGCTGTATCTGGACAGCGACCGGTTCAAGGGCATCAATGATAATTTCGGCCACGCTGCCGGTGACGCGGTGCTGACGGCGGTGGCGACGCGGGTTCGCGCACAATTGCGTGAGGATGACCTGGTGGCGCGTCTGGGTGGCGATGAGTTCGCCGTGTTGCTGGCACCGCTGCACAATGCCGAAGACGCCGAGTTGATCGCGGAAAAAATCATCGCCAGCATGGAAATGCCGATTCAATTGCCCGGCAATGCCTCAGTGCTGACGTCCCTCAGTATCGGTATTGCCGTTTACCCTGATCATGGCGCCACGCCAGGCGCCTTGCTCAACGCCGCCGATGC includes:
- a CDS encoding diguanylate cyclase domain-containing protein gives rise to the protein MSLAKTRIRPTLGSVIGRGHLIVALVAITMASVSLTLLGVLALRVYADHNLHLIARSINYTVEAAVVFDDSAAATEALALIATTEEVADARVFNEHGRLLARWQRPETGLLSELEMHIAKAFLEKPISLPIVHQGRNIGSILLAGHGGSLLRFLLSGLAGIILCTAVSAWVALYLARRQLRAITGPLRSLAEVAHAARSERALDRRVPPAAIAELDNLGNDFNALLDELESWQTHLQSENETLAHQASHDSLTGLPNRAYFEGRLIRALRNASKLDEQVAVLYLDSDRFKGINDNFGHAAGDAVLTAVATRVRAQLREDDLVARLGGDEFAVLLAPLHNAEDAELIAEKIIASMEMPIQLPGNASVLTSLSIGIAVYPDHGATPGALLNAADAAMYQAKRLARGGQHTAGSEHSVADLQTRS
- a CDS encoding YfiR family protein, with the translated sequence MRVVVREAVRSKDWRHYLLTGLLWLLSPVVVAEDPSSTSRAEQRAEAVTQVVLGILSYARWPLEPAQLQLCIVGPTQYTDDLVKGTTQATGRPVTVQRLLADHPSIATDCNAVYIGRLTSDERTRLFASLIGKPVLSISEGGDQCTVGSLFCLRVGDEQVSFEVNLDSVARSGVRIHPSVLQLSRRRPATP